Proteins from a single region of Eucalyptus grandis chloroplast, complete genome:
- the petN gene encoding cytochrome b6/f complex subunit VIII, with amino-acid sequence MYMDIVSLAWAALMVVFTFSLSLVVWGRSGL; translated from the coding sequence ATTTACATGGATATAGTAAGTCTTGCTTGGGCTGCTTTAATGGTAGTCTTTACATTTTCTCTTTCACTCGTAGTATGGGGAAGAAGTGGACTCTAA
- the psbM gene encoding photosystem II protein M → MEVNILAFIATALFILVPTAFLLIIYVKTVSQSD, encoded by the coding sequence ATGGAAGTAAATATTCTCGCATTTATTGCTACTGCACTCTTCATTCTAGTTCCTACTGCTTTTTTACTTATAATATACGTAAAAACAGTCAGTCAAAGTGATTAA